Proteins encoded by one window of Limnothrix sp. FACHB-406:
- a CDS encoding bifunctional pantoate--beta-alanine ligase/(d)CMP kinase yields MQVVKTVAALRCAMELFRSSAAGIAIGLVPTMGALHEGHRSLMTRARSQCGRVVVSIFVNPLQFGPQEDLERYPRNLAADLALCEAAGVDLVFVPTPAALGVADRTELTQVVPPDGLANVLCGRSRPGHFQGVTTIVTKLLNVVQPDLAFFGQKDAQQVAILRRLVADLNLPVELITCPIVRESDGLALSSRNQYLSAPERQQALAIFQSLQGAIAQFQAGERSAAALLEPVRSTLSQAPGLSLDYAELVDPDSLAPLQTLDQAGLLAVAAQVGSARLIDNVILQTRRPIVAIDGPAGAGKSTVTRRVAQQLGLLYLDTGAMYRSVAWLALDRGLDPADRLAMAELSADCTIRFGEPVTPGGEQRVWINGQEVTSLIRTPTVTAQVSVVAAHAEVRRALVAQQRAIGHCGGLVAEGRDIGTHVFPEAEVKIFLTATPRERAKRRLQDWRDRGQTDLPDLDSLEAAITERDYQDSNRAVAPMVKAIDAWELVTDGMTIEQVVQAIVARVP; encoded by the coding sequence ATGCAAGTGGTGAAAACTGTGGCGGCCTTGCGCTGCGCAATGGAATTGTTTCGATCGAGCGCTGCTGGCATCGCGATCGGCTTGGTTCCCACCATGGGGGCCCTGCACGAGGGCCATCGCAGCCTGATGACCCGGGCCCGATCGCAATGTGGCCGGGTGGTGGTCAGCATCTTTGTCAATCCGCTGCAATTTGGCCCCCAAGAAGATCTGGAGCGCTATCCTCGAAATTTGGCGGCGGATTTGGCCCTTTGCGAAGCGGCGGGAGTGGATTTGGTCTTTGTCCCCACGCCTGCGGCATTGGGCGTGGCTGATCGCACGGAACTGACCCAAGTGGTGCCGCCGGACGGTTTGGCCAACGTGCTCTGTGGGCGATCGCGGCCGGGGCATTTCCAAGGGGTAACCACGATCGTGACCAAGCTGTTGAATGTGGTGCAGCCTGATTTGGCCTTTTTTGGCCAGAAGGATGCCCAGCAGGTGGCGATTTTGCGGCGGTTGGTGGCGGATTTGAACCTGCCGGTGGAGCTGATTACCTGCCCGATCGTCCGGGAGAGCGATGGCTTGGCCCTCAGCTCCCGTAACCAATACCTGAGCGCTCCGGAACGACAGCAGGCCTTGGCCATTTTCCAAAGCCTGCAAGGGGCGATCGCCCAGTTCCAGGCCGGCGAGCGATCGGCGGCGGCCCTGCTGGAACCGGTGCGATCGACCCTGAGCCAAGCGCCGGGCCTGAGCCTGGACTATGCCGAGCTGGTGGATCCCGACTCCCTCGCGCCTCTCCAAACCCTGGACCAGGCGGGCCTGTTGGCGGTGGCGGCCCAGGTGGGATCGGCGCGCCTGATTGACAATGTGATTCTGCAAACGCGCCGGCCGATTGTGGCGATCGATGGGCCAGCGGGCGCGGGCAAGTCCACCGTAACCCGACGGGTGGCCCAACAATTGGGGTTGCTTTATTTGGATACGGGAGCCATGTATCGATCGGTGGCTTGGTTGGCCCTCGATCGGGGTTTGGATCCCGCCGATCGCCTGGCCATGGCCGAGCTATCCGCCGATTGCACCATCCGCTTTGGCGAACCGGTGACCCCCGGTGGTGAGCAGCGCGTTTGGATCAATGGCCAAGAGGTGACCAGTTTGATTCGGACTCCGACCGTTACGGCCCAAGTATCCGTGGTGGCGGCCCATGCGGAGGTGCGGCGGGCCTTGGTGGCCCAACAACGGGCGATCGGGCACTGTGGTGGCCTGGTGGCCGAAGGGCGCGACATTGGCACCCATGTTTTTCCCGAGGCGGAGGTGAAAATCTTTTTGACCGCCACCCCCCGAGAGCGGGCCAAGCGACGACTCCAGGATTGGCGCGATCGGGGCCAAACCGACCTACCCGATCTAGACAGCCTGGAAGCCGCCATCACCGAGCGCGATTACCAAGACAGCAACCGTGCGGTGGCCCCCATGGTTAAGGCAATTGACGCTTGGGAGTTGGTCACCGATGGCATGACGATCGAGCAAGTGGTGCAAGCGATTGTGGCGCGGGTTCCTTAG